A single region of the Candidatus Obscuribacterales bacterium genome encodes:
- a CDS encoding PAS domain S-box protein, which produces MAKILIVEDEPIAAWNLQESLESLSHNVVGCVSSGREAIQVTQALQPDIVIMDIRLEGDLDGIQTATIINNDYEVPIIYLTAHSDEVTLERVLKTEPFGYLMKPFRLKELQTSLNITLQRSQLEQRLEASEQRLAVTLNSLGDAVIATDTHQRITFMNPVAERLTGWDTEAAIGKPINAIMRLLDAQTRQDIINPLIQAMSDGQVFRLPQPTVLQSLAGQEYMVSDSAAPIQTAEGDVIGGVLVFTDLTDRQALEAELRRSQDRYQLAVQAGQVGVWDWVLDTHDIYLDPILKSMLGYDEEEIANQLDEWLKHVHPGDRSKVAIALNTHLNDATHQFVCEHRMLHKDGSIRWVLMRGSAEKDRHDRPWRMMGTYVDITAQKQAEEAFQQQAKREQVLNQIAQHIRQSLNLDHVLQTAVQEVRHLLKVDRTLIYKLPSNLRGKVVMESLAPGWVSMQGWEIFDPC; this is translated from the coding sequence ATGGCAAAGATCCTCATTGTTGAAGATGAACCGATTGCAGCCTGGAATTTACAGGAGTCCTTGGAGTCTCTCTCTCACAACGTTGTGGGCTGTGTGAGTTCTGGGCGTGAGGCAATTCAGGTCACCCAGGCATTGCAGCCTGATATTGTGATCATGGACATTCGCTTAGAAGGAGACTTGGATGGCATCCAAACTGCCACGATCATCAACAATGACTATGAAGTACCCATTATTTATCTCACTGCTCACTCTGATGAAGTAACCCTAGAGCGGGTGCTGAAAACAGAGCCCTTTGGCTACTTAATGAAGCCCTTTCGGCTGAAGGAACTGCAGACGAGCCTCAACATTACCCTGCAGCGATCGCAATTGGAGCAACGGCTAGAGGCCTCCGAGCAACGGCTAGCAGTCACGCTCAACAGCTTGGGTGATGCGGTGATTGCTACCGATACTCACCAGCGCATTACCTTTATGAATCCGGTGGCTGAGCGCCTGACCGGATGGGATACCGAGGCAGCGATCGGGAAACCTATCAATGCCATCATGCGGCTACTGGATGCCCAAACTCGCCAAGATATCATCAATCCCCTTATCCAAGCTATGAGCGATGGGCAGGTCTTTCGTCTCCCCCAGCCGACTGTGCTGCAAAGCCTAGCTGGCCAGGAATATATGGTTAGTGACTCTGCAGCTCCGATTCAAACTGCTGAGGGAGACGTCATCGGTGGTGTTTTGGTGTTCACAGACCTCACCGATCGCCAAGCGCTGGAAGCTGAGCTACGGCGCAGTCAAGATCGCTATCAACTGGCGGTGCAGGCTGGTCAAGTGGGGGTGTGGGACTGGGTCTTAGATACCCATGACATTTATCTTGATCCTATCCTCAAATCGATGCTGGGCTATGACGAGGAGGAGATTGCCAACCAGCTAGATGAATGGTTAAAACATGTGCATCCCGGCGATCGCTCTAAGGTGGCGATCGCTTTGAATACTCACCTCAATGATGCCACCCATCAATTTGTCTGTGAACACCGAATGCTGCATAAAGACGGTAGCATTCGCTGGGTTTTAATGCGCGGGAGTGCAGAAAAGGATCGTCACGATCGCCCCTGGCGGATGATGGGTACCTATGTTGACATCACCGCCCAAAAGCAAGCTGAGGAGGCATTTCAGCAGCAGGCAAAGCGGGAGCAGGTTCTGAACCAGATTGCTCAACATATTCGTCAATCCCTAAATCTCGATCACGTGTTGCAAACAGCGGTGCAGGAAGTGCGTCATCTGTTAAAGGTTGATCGCACGCTGATCTATAAATTACCTAGTAACCTGCGGGGCAAGGTCGTGATGGAATCTTTAGCTCCGGGATGGGTGTCTATGCAGGGATGGGAAATTTTTGATCCCTGT
- a CDS encoding DUF4230 domain-containing protein → MRNLQEVQDNQAQNQEMQSQDKQGTTAPASDRSLERAPEPRRSRPVLTALQYIALLSVAGLFGSLSFGLISTWRTGSSLMSRLTAPQPPAQVDVRTVLVQQVRGASELTTAVFAMESVVPASRDRTLAGYTVGTTTLLYMAYGEVRAGVDLSDMTPQNIQVDGDQITVTLPPPQILDSKIDVARSSVYDYDRGFLGLGPDVAPELQQLAQTETLAKIVEAACRENLLDEANVRAELVVTQLLSTAGYGNVTVESQSADPAACAAASTTSAPDSSTETQP, encoded by the coding sequence ATGCGTAACCTGCAAGAGGTTCAGGACAACCAGGCTCAAAATCAAGAGATGCAGAGCCAGGATAAACAAGGCACAACAGCGCCAGCTAGCGATCGCTCCCTAGAACGAGCACCAGAACCGAGGCGATCGCGCCCTGTGCTGACGGCGCTGCAATATATTGCTCTGCTGTCGGTGGCGGGTCTGTTTGGATCCTTGTCCTTTGGTCTGATTAGCACTTGGCGCACGGGCTCTAGCCTGATGTCGCGGTTAACCGCTCCCCAACCGCCCGCCCAGGTGGACGTGCGCACCGTGCTGGTGCAGCAGGTGCGGGGCGCAAGTGAATTAACGACGGCGGTTTTTGCTATGGAATCGGTGGTGCCGGCCAGCCGCGATCGCACCCTAGCTGGCTACACGGTTGGCACCACGACGCTGCTCTACATGGCCTATGGAGAAGTGCGGGCTGGCGTGGATCTGAGTGACATGACGCCCCAAAATATTCAGGTTGATGGCGACCAAATTACCGTCACCCTACCGCCCCCCCAAATTCTAGATAGCAAGATTGATGTAGCCCGATCGAGCGTTTATGACTACGATCGCGGCTTTTTGGGTCTCGGCCCCGATGTGGCTCCAGAGCTCCAACAGCTTGCCCAAACTGAAACCCTGGCCAAAATTGTGGAAGCTGCCTGTCGGGAAAATTTGCTAGACGAGGCCAATGTCCGCGCTGAACTCGTGGTGACGCAGCTTTTGAGCACCGCTGGCTATGGAAACGTGACCGTTGAATCTCAGTCTGCCGACCCTGCCGCCTGTGCTGCCGCTTCAACGACTTCAGCCCCCGACTCTTCGACAGAGACCCAACCGTAA
- a CDS encoding PAS domain S-box protein, giving the protein MVSISYLDESVHRPALRDRLLALEQDIAEHGSGTAAVRWRAELAAIAAELDRSDSPRVQGVEDESDRPSLAHLLHAYQVLNLHLENSPLAFIEWDAQSKIRRWSTQAEVILGWKAEEVMGKSLQDLNFIHDDDVTDVQQVEERLLRGEQRIIHCNRNYHKNGSVVYCEWYNSSLTDEQGQVISVLSVVQDITERQAAKLALETSEKRYRQLFDSANDAIFVHPLGAEGQLSNFSDVNTVACQLLGYSREQLMQRSPKDISLPEMNDQLPEIAQRLQQDHQALFDMVLLSQTGEPIPTEINSHLFELEGKLTVLSVVRDSRDRKQAELEIQACIQQEQSLNRVVKTIRNSLDIQTIFSTATREIVDLLGISRALIVQYCPEQEYWQHVAEHRCHESLQDTLNTTIPDRDNPFAERIKRGDIICIDQTSTIEDPINQALADQFPGAWLIVPLRVNGETWGALTLMKEASHAGWQASELELAHRVTDQLAIAIQQAQLYQQAQEQLGERQRAEAALRESLAEKEVLLSEVHHRVKNNLQIISSLLNLQANRTHDPTAQDALRQSQNRVSSIALIHEHLYQSHDLCNINVAQYVRCLTADLYRTYATSLHPVTLEQVIDPQIHIDVDRAISLGLILNELISNALKHGFKAGQAGTLTMSLQAVSPDEYALSIGHDGHALPSDFDPQSSQSMGLKLVSILIQQLKGRLECDRSPQTVFTVYFPSKS; this is encoded by the coding sequence ATGGTATCTATTAGCTATCTCGATGAATCTGTGCATCGACCGGCCCTGCGCGATCGCCTCCTGGCCCTAGAGCAAGATATTGCCGAGCATGGTTCTGGGACCGCAGCAGTTCGGTGGCGGGCAGAACTGGCAGCGATCGCTGCGGAGCTGGATCGAAGCGATAGTCCTAGGGTGCAAGGAGTTGAGGACGAGAGCGATCGCCCCTCTTTGGCTCACCTGCTTCATGCCTACCAAGTTCTCAATCTGCATCTAGAAAACTCGCCCCTTGCTTTCATTGAATGGGATGCTCAGTCTAAGATCCGGCGCTGGTCAACCCAGGCCGAGGTGATTCTAGGTTGGAAAGCCGAGGAGGTCATGGGTAAGTCATTACAGGATTTGAATTTTATTCATGACGATGATGTCACAGACGTCCAGCAGGTGGAAGAACGCCTGCTGCGAGGAGAACAGCGGATTATCCATTGCAACCGCAACTATCATAAAAATGGCTCGGTGGTGTATTGCGAATGGTATAACTCTTCGCTAACCGACGAACAGGGACAGGTGATTTCAGTGTTGTCGGTGGTGCAGGACATTACCGAGCGCCAAGCGGCGAAGCTGGCCCTAGAAACGAGTGAAAAACGCTATCGCCAGCTCTTTGATAGTGCCAACGATGCAATTTTTGTGCATCCATTGGGCGCTGAAGGGCAGTTATCTAACTTCTCCGACGTGAATACTGTGGCTTGTCAGCTTCTGGGCTACAGCCGTGAGCAACTCATGCAGCGATCGCCCAAGGATATTAGCCTGCCGGAAATGAATGACCAGTTACCAGAGATTGCTCAACGCTTGCAGCAGGATCACCAAGCTCTATTTGACATGGTGTTGCTTAGCCAGACGGGTGAACCTATTCCTACGGAGATCAACTCCCATTTGTTTGAGCTAGAGGGAAAGCTGACCGTGCTGTCTGTGGTGCGTGATAGTCGCGATCGCAAACAGGCAGAGCTAGAAATCCAAGCCTGCATCCAGCAAGAACAATCTCTCAACCGTGTGGTGAAAACTATCCGTAATTCGTTGGATATTCAAACTATTTTTTCTACCGCGACTCGCGAGATTGTGGATCTTTTGGGCATTAGCCGCGCCTTAATTGTGCAGTATTGTCCTGAGCAAGAATACTGGCAACATGTTGCCGAGCATCGATGTCACGAGAGCTTACAGGATACATTAAACACAACCATCCCCGATCGCGATAACCCCTTTGCCGAACGCATCAAACGCGGCGACATCATCTGTATTGATCAAACCAGTACGATTGAAGACCCCATTAACCAAGCGCTTGCCGATCAGTTTCCTGGTGCTTGGCTGATCGTACCCCTCAGGGTCAATGGTGAGACGTGGGGAGCCCTGACGCTGATGAAAGAGGCTAGTCATGCCGGATGGCAAGCGTCAGAACTCGAACTGGCTCACCGTGTTACGGATCAACTGGCGATCGCCATCCAACAGGCCCAGCTCTATCAGCAGGCCCAGGAGCAACTGGGCGAACGGCAGCGGGCTGAAGCAGCTTTGCGGGAATCCTTGGCAGAAAAAGAGGTGTTGCTGTCGGAAGTGCATCACCGGGTCAAAAATAACTTACAGATCATTTCTAGCCTACTCAATCTTCAGGCCAACCGCACTCACGATCCAACTGCCCAGGATGCTCTGCGGCAAAGCCAAAATCGGGTCAGCAGCATCGCTCTCATCCATGAACACCTTTACCAGTCCCATGATTTATGCAACATCAATGTTGCCCAATATGTCCGTTGTCTCACCGCCGACCTCTATCGCACCTATGCCACCTCCCTACATCCCGTCACCCTAGAGCAGGTCATTGATCCCCAGATCCACATTGACGTCGATCGGGCGATTTCTCTGGGGTTGATTCTAAATGAACTGATTTCCAATGCTTTGAAACATGGCTTTAAGGCCGGTCAAGCAGGCACTCTCACGATGTCCCTACAGGCTGTCAGCCCGGATGAATATGCACTCTCCATCGGTCATGATGGCCATGCCTTGCCCTCCGACTTTGATCCCCAATCCTCCCAATCCATGGGACTCAAGCTCGTCTCCATCTTGATCCAGCAGCTTAAGGGACGCCTAGAGTGCGATCGCAGTCCTCAAACTGTGTTTACCGTTTATTTCCCATCAAAAAGTTAA